One Cryobacterium psychrophilum DNA segment encodes these proteins:
- the hflX gene encoding GTPase HflX, which yields MIDSIVPHDDDDVVARVLASTESRAAGYSLFTSGSAQALQAEPASTVKHSNDFDGEQTQREDRNALRRVGGLSTELQDVTEVEYRQLRLENVVLVGVYSHGTVADAENSMRELAALAETAGATVLDGLLQRRATPDPSTYLGKGKAEEVANIVKAMGADTVIADTELAPSQRRALEDVVKVKVIDRTAVILDIFSQHATSREGKAQVELAQLAYLLPRLRGWGDSMSRQAGGQVGGAGAGMGSRGPGETKIELDRRRIHTRMSRLRKQMIEMKPARIAKRANRKRNAVPSVAIVGYTNAGKSSLLNRITRAGVLVENSLFATLDATVRKSTTEDGRLYTLTDTVGFVRNLPHQLVEAFRSTLEEVADADVIVHVVDGSHPDPVSQLSTVRDVISEVGARDIPELVVFNKSDLISEDDRLVLRGLEPHATFVSARSGEGIDTVLAAISELLPTPQIELHLLVPYERGDLIALLHDEGRVVSTEYVEAGTLITAFVTSEIAPHFTPFVQQPAVTD from the coding sequence ATGATTGATTCAATCGTGCCCCATGATGATGACGATGTAGTAGCCCGGGTGCTTGCGAGCACCGAAAGTCGTGCTGCCGGCTATTCGCTTTTTACCAGCGGGTCAGCGCAGGCGTTGCAGGCCGAACCGGCCTCCACCGTGAAACACAGCAACGACTTCGACGGTGAGCAGACCCAGCGTGAGGACCGGAACGCGCTCCGGCGCGTCGGCGGTCTCTCCACCGAGCTTCAAGACGTCACCGAGGTCGAATACCGGCAGCTTCGCCTCGAAAACGTCGTGCTCGTGGGGGTGTACTCCCACGGCACGGTCGCGGACGCCGAGAATTCCATGCGCGAACTTGCGGCCCTTGCCGAGACGGCCGGCGCCACGGTGCTGGACGGCCTGCTGCAGCGCCGCGCCACACCCGATCCCAGCACGTACCTGGGTAAGGGCAAGGCGGAGGAAGTCGCGAACATCGTCAAGGCGATGGGTGCCGACACCGTGATCGCCGACACCGAGCTGGCCCCGAGCCAGCGACGCGCCCTCGAAGACGTGGTGAAGGTCAAGGTCATCGACCGCACCGCCGTCATCCTTGACATCTTCAGCCAGCACGCCACGAGCCGGGAGGGCAAGGCCCAGGTCGAGCTCGCCCAGTTGGCGTACCTGCTTCCGCGCCTGCGTGGTTGGGGTGACTCCATGTCCCGCCAGGCGGGTGGCCAGGTCGGTGGTGCGGGAGCCGGCATGGGGTCGCGCGGACCCGGTGAGACGAAAATCGAACTCGATCGCCGTCGCATCCACACCCGAATGTCTCGCCTGCGCAAGCAGATGATCGAGATGAAGCCGGCGCGGATTGCGAAGCGGGCCAACCGCAAGCGCAACGCCGTTCCCTCCGTCGCCATTGTGGGTTACACGAACGCGGGCAAGTCGAGCCTGCTCAACCGCATCACCCGCGCCGGTGTGCTCGTGGAGAACTCCCTGTTCGCGACCCTCGACGCCACCGTGCGCAAGTCCACGACCGAGGACGGGCGCCTGTATACGCTCACCGACACGGTCGGTTTCGTGCGCAACCTGCCGCACCAGCTGGTCGAGGCCTTCCGCTCGACGCTCGAGGAGGTCGCGGACGCCGACGTCATCGTGCACGTCGTCGATGGGTCACACCCCGACCCGGTGAGCCAACTGTCCACCGTGCGCGACGTCATCTCCGAGGTTGGCGCCCGGGACATTCCCGAGCTCGTGGTCTTCAACAAGAGCGACCTCATCAGCGAAGACGATCGCCTCGTGTTGCGTGGCCTTGAGCCACACGCCACGTTCGTCTCCGCGCGAAGCGGCGAGGGCATTGACACCGTGCTCGCCGCCATCTCAGAGCTGCTGCCCACGCCACAGATCGAACTCCACCTGCTCGTCCCCTACGAACGCGGTGACCTCATCGCGCTGCTGCACGACGAGGGACGGGTCGTCTCGACCGAGTATGTGGAAGCGGGCACGCTCATCACGGCGTTCGTCACGTCGGAGATCGCGCCGCACTTCACCCCATTCGTGCAGCAGCCCGCCGTCACCGACTGA
- the lexA gene encoding transcriptional repressor LexA, with translation MTKDTSGSRDKGGTRRRKSLSDRQLAILDVIQRSVSQRGYPPSMREIGDAVGLASLSSVTHQLNQLELSGYLRRDPNRPRALEVLIEVPRSAEDTVVREGEGSASPAQIGDAAMVPLVGRIAAGVPITAEQQIDEIFPLPRQLVGKGELFMLKVIGESMIDAAICDGDWVVIRQQKTAENGEIVAAMLDNEATVKVFRQRDGHTWLLPRNSNFEPIVGDFAEILGKVVAVLRSV, from the coding sequence GTGACGAAAGACACCAGCGGTTCCCGCGACAAGGGCGGCACCAGGCGACGCAAGAGCCTGAGTGACCGCCAGCTCGCCATCCTTGACGTGATCCAACGCTCGGTCAGCCAGCGTGGGTATCCGCCAAGCATGCGAGAGATCGGCGACGCGGTGGGACTTGCTTCCCTATCGAGCGTCACCCATCAGCTCAACCAGCTTGAGCTGAGCGGCTATCTGCGCCGCGACCCCAACCGCCCCCGGGCGCTTGAGGTACTGATCGAAGTTCCCCGATCGGCAGAGGACACCGTCGTGCGCGAGGGCGAGGGCTCGGCGAGCCCCGCCCAGATCGGCGACGCGGCCATGGTTCCGCTCGTCGGGCGTATCGCTGCCGGCGTTCCCATCACGGCCGAGCAACAGATTGACGAGATCTTCCCTCTCCCCCGGCAGCTCGTGGGCAAGGGAGAGCTCTTCATGCTCAAGGTCATCGGCGAGTCGATGATCGACGCGGCCATCTGCGACGGGGACTGGGTCGTCATCCGTCAGCAGAAAACGGCCGAGAACGGCGAGATCGTCGCCGCCATGCTCGACAATGAGGCCACCGTCAAGGTCTTCCGGCAGCGGGACGGCCACACCTGGCTTCTCCCCCGCAACTCCAACTTCGAGCCCATCGTTGGCGACTTCGCCGAGATCCTCGGCAAGGTCGTGGCCGTTCTCCGATCCGTATAG
- the metE gene encoding 5-methyltetrahydropteroyltriglutamate--homocysteine S-methyltransferase, whose amino-acid sequence MTTIPEFPSGTILGYPRIGRRRELKKAVEAFWSGATSADELEGTAAGLRSSTRERLASLGLGRTDSSIPESFSFYDQVLDAAVTVGAVPSRFASLVGADGRIDLAGYFTLARGEGDKLPLEMTKWFDSNYHYLVPEIGPETVFSLASDRIVREFEEARAAGFTTRPVIVGPITFLLLSKPSDEAPVGFQPLSRLDDLVPVYAELLGRLAAAGAEWVQLDEPGLVSESIDVPRAETLGALAATYATLGQLDRRPAIFVAAPYGSLDDALPVLAGTSVEAIGIDLVRGAVPASTPGLSTKVLVAGVVDGHNIWRGDLRNALTRAEALRELSPSVTIATSTSLLHVPHDVTDESSLGADLTSWLAFADQKVAQVAVLARGLFDGPAAIEPELAAAAAALESRQAAPGVRDGAVRVRTGALSAADFSRGDYVDRLAAQEEALGLPLLPTTTIGSFPQTGEIRRARAQLLKGSLTEAEYRALMQAEIARVVALQEEIGLDVLVHGEPERNDMVQYFAENLDGFAVTENGWVQSYGSRCTRPSILWGDVSRPRAITVDWSVYTQSLTTKPVKGMLTGPVTILAWSFVRDDQPLGETARQVALALRDEIGDLEAAGIGIVQVDEPALRELLPLKKEQQPDYLDWSVGSFRLATAGVADATQIHTHLCYSEFGVVIDAIANLDADVTSIEAARSRMEVVHDIEAGGFDHGIGPGVWDIHSPRVPSVTELTELLETALGSIPARQVWVNPDCGLKTRGYAETVDSLKNMLEATRIVRERIVAAVLA is encoded by the coding sequence ATGACAACCATCCCCGAATTCCCGTCCGGAACGATCCTCGGCTACCCGCGCATTGGGCGCCGTCGTGAGCTCAAGAAGGCCGTCGAGGCCTTCTGGAGCGGCGCGACCAGTGCCGACGAACTCGAGGGCACTGCCGCCGGCCTGCGCTCAAGCACCCGAGAGCGTCTGGCTTCCCTCGGCCTGGGACGCACCGATTCATCGATCCCGGAGTCCTTCTCGTTCTACGACCAGGTGTTGGATGCCGCAGTAACCGTCGGGGCGGTGCCCTCACGCTTCGCGTCGCTCGTGGGCGCTGACGGTCGAATCGACCTCGCCGGCTACTTCACCCTGGCCCGCGGGGAGGGCGACAAGCTGCCCCTTGAGATGACCAAATGGTTTGACTCGAACTACCACTACCTCGTGCCGGAGATCGGACCGGAAACGGTCTTCTCGCTCGCGAGTGACCGAATTGTGCGCGAATTCGAGGAGGCTCGGGCGGCTGGGTTCACCACCCGGCCCGTTATTGTGGGCCCCATCACGTTCCTACTGCTGAGCAAGCCGAGCGACGAAGCGCCGGTGGGCTTCCAGCCCCTGTCGCGCCTGGATGATCTCGTGCCCGTCTACGCTGAGCTCCTCGGCCGCCTCGCCGCAGCCGGAGCCGAGTGGGTGCAGCTGGATGAGCCCGGCCTCGTGAGCGAAAGCATCGACGTGCCTCGCGCAGAAACGCTCGGAGCGCTTGCCGCGACGTACGCGACCCTCGGACAGCTGGACCGCCGCCCGGCCATCTTCGTGGCCGCTCCCTACGGCAGCCTCGACGATGCACTTCCCGTTCTCGCCGGCACCTCGGTGGAGGCCATCGGCATCGACCTCGTACGCGGAGCCGTACCGGCGTCGACGCCGGGGCTCTCCACCAAGGTGCTCGTGGCCGGCGTGGTCGACGGGCACAACATCTGGAGGGGCGACCTTCGGAACGCCCTCACCCGCGCCGAGGCGCTGCGTGAGCTGTCCCCGTCGGTGACCATCGCGACGTCGACATCGTTGCTCCACGTGCCGCACGACGTGACGGACGAGTCATCGCTCGGTGCGGACCTCACGAGCTGGCTCGCCTTTGCCGACCAGAAGGTCGCCCAGGTGGCTGTTTTGGCTCGCGGGCTCTTCGACGGTCCCGCAGCGATTGAACCCGAACTGGCCGCTGCCGCTGCTGCTCTGGAATCTCGCCAGGCGGCACCGGGAGTGCGCGACGGCGCGGTGCGCGTGCGTACGGGCGCCCTCAGCGCCGCCGACTTCTCTCGCGGTGACTACGTCGATCGGCTCGCGGCCCAGGAAGAGGCGCTCGGCCTGCCGCTGCTACCGACCACCACGATCGGATCCTTCCCCCAGACCGGTGAGATCCGGCGCGCACGTGCCCAGCTGCTCAAGGGCTCGCTTACCGAGGCCGAGTACCGTGCGCTCATGCAGGCCGAAATCGCTCGGGTTGTGGCGCTGCAGGAGGAGATCGGACTTGACGTTCTCGTGCACGGCGAACCCGAGCGCAACGATATGGTGCAGTACTTCGCCGAAAACCTCGACGGCTTCGCCGTCACCGAGAACGGGTGGGTACAGTCCTATGGCAGCCGGTGCACCCGACCGTCCATTCTGTGGGGCGACGTGTCCCGGCCGCGGGCGATCACCGTGGACTGGTCCGTGTACACACAGAGCCTCACGACGAAGCCGGTCAAGGGCATGCTCACCGGCCCGGTGACGATCCTCGCCTGGTCATTCGTTCGCGACGACCAGCCCCTGGGCGAGACCGCCCGTCAGGTGGCGCTCGCGTTGCGCGATGAGATCGGCGACCTCGAGGCTGCCGGTATCGGCATCGTGCAGGTTGACGAGCCGGCACTGCGGGAGCTACTGCCGCTCAAGAAGGAGCAGCAGCCGGACTACCTCGACTGGTCGGTCGGATCCTTCCGGCTGGCGACGGCCGGCGTCGCGGACGCCACCCAGATCCACACTCACCTCTGCTACTCGGAGTTCGGTGTCGTCATCGACGCGATTGCGAACCTCGACGCCGACGTGACGAGCATCGAGGCCGCGCGCTCGCGCATGGAGGTGGTGCACGACATCGAGGCCGGTGGCTTCGACCACGGCATCGGGCCGGGAGTATGGGACATCCACTCCCCGCGGGTTCCGAGTGTCACCGAACTCACGGAACTGCTCGAAACCGCACTCGGCTCGATCCCGGCGCGACAGGTCTGGGTGAACCCCGACTGCGGTCTCAAGACCCGCGGGTATGCCGAGACGGTCGATTCGCTCAAGAACATGCTCGAAGCGACCCGGATCGTTCGCGAACGAATCGTCGCTGCCGTACTGGCCTAG
- a CDS encoding LysM peptidoglycan-binding domain-containing protein, giving the protein MRAVDISTVHMTTAPGNAATAANTRFRLTRRGRIVLTTIAATPLVVAAIMLALNGGIAEATTPGAASSAVLHAELVSFRYVTVAPGQTLWNLAESIAPSADPRDVIVDIIDLNQLQGDSVQPGQRLTLPAGY; this is encoded by the coding sequence ATGAGGGCAGTAGACATCAGCACCGTACACATGACCACGGCACCTGGCAATGCGGCAACAGCGGCCAACACCCGATTTCGACTGACCCGGCGCGGACGAATCGTCCTCACCACGATCGCGGCGACCCCACTGGTTGTCGCGGCAATCATGCTGGCACTGAACGGAGGAATCGCCGAGGCGACAACGCCCGGTGCCGCTTCGAGCGCTGTCCTGCACGCGGAACTCGTGTCATTCCGGTACGTCACCGTGGCCCCGGGCCAAACCCTGTGGAACCTCGCCGAGTCGATCGCCCCCAGCGCAGACCCCCGAGATGTCATTGTCGACATCATCGATCTCAACCAGTTGCAGGGTGATTCCGTGCAGCCCGGTCAGCGTCTCACCCTGCCCGCCGGCTACTGA
- a CDS encoding class I SAM-dependent methyltransferase, with product MSSDHYFSPAPGTELRTRTIEVELNGATHEVTTANNVFSPGHIDTGTEVLIKYAPAPPLAGDFLDLGCGWGPISLHLALVSPEATIWAVDVNERALALVRMNAERLGLTNIRAVLPGDVPEDIRFRTIWSNPPIRVGKDELHKLMQTWLPRLEPGSDAWLVVQRNLGSDSLQRWLEAELSDECTVSRESISKGFRVMRVDRASTI from the coding sequence ATGTCGTCCGACCACTACTTCTCCCCCGCACCCGGCACGGAATTGCGAACGCGCACCATTGAGGTCGAGCTCAACGGCGCCACGCACGAGGTGACCACAGCCAACAACGTCTTCAGCCCTGGGCATATTGATACCGGTACCGAGGTACTGATCAAGTACGCCCCGGCGCCACCGCTCGCGGGCGATTTCCTGGACCTGGGGTGCGGCTGGGGCCCGATCTCCCTCCACCTCGCGCTCGTCTCCCCCGAGGCGACCATCTGGGCCGTTGACGTCAACGAACGAGCCCTGGCACTCGTGCGCATGAATGCGGAGCGCCTCGGCCTCACGAATATTCGCGCGGTCCTTCCCGGCGACGTACCTGAGGACATCCGTTTTCGCACCATCTGGTCGAACCCGCCCATTCGAGTGGGCAAGGACGAACTGCACAAACTCATGCAGACCTGGCTGCCGCGCCTCGAACCCGGTTCGGATGCCTGGCTCGTCGTGCAGCGCAATCTCGGTTCGGACTCGCTGCAGCGCTGGCTCGAGGCCGAACTGAGCGATGAGTGCACGGTGTCCCGGGAATCGATCAGCAAGGGCTTCCGGGTGATGCGCGTCGACCGCGCGTCGACCATCTGA
- a CDS encoding methylenetetrahydrofolate reductase: MTETTTSTPRTTHVPFSFELYPPKTDAAVSALHTTIDHLAAAGPEFLSVTYGANGSSRSSSLEVLRYILEHTTVDPMAHLTCVGSSNVEASVLIREFLDAGVRSFLALRGDPPQGVAEGETFLGDLHSAAELVQLIHRVQAERVPYRETVIPGLPGARGVKTERDKVRIAVAGFPNGHPRSRATSQDIDTLLAKQAAGANLGITQLFFHADDYLTFIERARRAGVEFPILPGIMPVTSPGRLRRILELSGEELPSDLAIQLEVEPTPEGQREIGIAHATQLAQQVLDGGAPGLHLYAFNQHPTVLEVLHRCGALDTRKLHPASTRSASSYPAFSVAYPVRKSA, translated from the coding sequence ATGACCGAGACGACGACATCGACACCGCGCACGACGCACGTGCCGTTCTCGTTTGAGCTGTATCCGCCGAAAACGGATGCCGCGGTATCCGCCCTGCACACAACAATCGACCACCTCGCGGCGGCCGGACCCGAGTTCCTCTCCGTGACCTACGGGGCCAACGGCTCGTCTCGTTCCTCATCGCTCGAGGTGCTGCGGTACATTCTCGAGCACACGACGGTGGACCCGATGGCGCACCTCACGTGCGTGGGATCCTCCAATGTCGAGGCCAGCGTGCTGATTCGGGAGTTTCTCGACGCGGGTGTGCGCAGTTTCCTCGCGCTGCGCGGCGACCCGCCGCAGGGGGTTGCCGAGGGAGAGACGTTCCTCGGCGACCTGCACAGCGCCGCCGAGCTCGTACAGCTGATTCACCGGGTGCAGGCCGAGCGCGTGCCCTACCGGGAGACGGTCATTCCCGGCCTGCCGGGCGCCCGCGGCGTGAAGACGGAGCGCGACAAGGTGCGCATTGCCGTGGCCGGGTTCCCCAATGGTCACCCACGGTCCCGCGCCACATCGCAGGACATCGACACGCTGCTGGCCAAGCAGGCCGCCGGCGCCAACCTCGGGATCACCCAGCTGTTCTTCCACGCCGACGACTACCTCACTTTCATCGAGCGGGCCCGCCGCGCCGGCGTCGAGTTTCCGATCCTGCCCGGGATCATGCCCGTCACGAGCCCCGGTCGGCTGCGGCGCATCCTCGAACTTTCCGGCGAGGAGTTGCCGTCGGACCTCGCCATCCAACTCGAGGTCGAACCGACCCCGGAAGGCCAGAGGGAGATCGGTATCGCGCATGCGACCCAGCTCGCGCAGCAGGTCCTCGACGGTGGCGCCCCTGGCCTGCACCTCTATGCCTTCAACCAGCACCCAACCGTGCTCGAGGTGCTGCACCGATGCGGCGCCCTCGACACCCGCAAACTTCACCCCGCTTCCACCCGTTCAGCTTCCAGCTATCCCGCCTTTTCGGTGGCCTATCCAGTCAGGAAATCAGCATGA
- the miaA gene encoding tRNA (adenosine(37)-N6)-dimethylallyltransferase MiaA — MHVAGQDAHPLIVIVGSTGTGKSALSLDVAENLASRGQPCEIVNADAMQLYRGMDVGTAKLPVAERRGIPHRMLDTLEVTDEATVSNYQRDAREVISDILERGATPILVGGSGLYVSSVVYDFRFPGTDPALRARLEAELTATGPGSMYARLKAVDPEAAARIGSSNGRRLVRALEVVELTGAPHIAVLPADPVYWRPTVTLGLRVPREDLTPRLDARVEGMWADGIVAEAEGLLAVGLERGITASRAIGYAQALGELHGTLTRAEAIESTQQLTRRYARRQVSWFKRYPTLWIDADAPDRLEQALVHIRRGAPDPVPTVPVA; from the coding sequence CTGCACGTTGCCGGCCAGGATGCGCATCCGCTGATCGTGATCGTCGGATCCACCGGAACCGGCAAATCGGCGCTGTCCCTTGACGTCGCCGAAAACCTCGCCTCCCGCGGCCAACCGTGCGAGATCGTCAACGCCGATGCGATGCAGCTCTATCGGGGTATGGACGTGGGAACCGCGAAGCTTCCGGTGGCTGAGCGGCGCGGCATTCCACACCGAATGCTCGATACCCTCGAGGTCACCGACGAAGCCACGGTGTCCAACTACCAGCGCGACGCCCGCGAGGTCATTTCCGACATCCTGGAGCGGGGAGCAACGCCCATCCTCGTCGGCGGTTCCGGGCTCTACGTGTCCTCCGTCGTGTACGACTTTCGTTTTCCCGGCACCGACCCCGCGCTGCGCGCCCGGCTGGAGGCCGAACTCACGGCAACCGGCCCTGGCAGCATGTACGCGCGCCTCAAGGCCGTTGACCCCGAAGCCGCGGCGCGCATCGGCTCCAGCAACGGACGACGCCTTGTGCGAGCCCTCGAAGTCGTCGAGCTCACCGGTGCACCGCACATCGCCGTGCTCCCCGCTGACCCCGTCTATTGGCGCCCGACCGTCACTCTGGGCCTTCGGGTGCCGCGGGAAGACCTCACACCCCGGCTCGACGCCCGGGTTGAAGGCATGTGGGCCGACGGGATCGTGGCGGAGGCTGAGGGCTTGCTCGCCGTCGGCCTCGAGCGGGGGATTACGGCGAGCCGGGCCATCGGCTACGCGCAGGCCCTCGGCGAGCTGCACGGCACGTTGACCCGCGCTGAGGCGATTGAGAGCACCCAACAGCTCACCCGGCGCTACGCTCGCCGGCAGGTGAGCTGGTTCAAGCGCTACCCCACGTTGTGGATCGACGCCGATGCGCCCGATCGCCTCGAGCAGGCGCTCGTGCACATTCGCCGCGGCGCCCCCGACCCCGTCCCCACCGTGCCAGTCGCCTAA
- the dapF gene encoding diaminopimelate epimerase, which produces MGTNLNFTKGHGTGNDFVLFADPDGHMELSTEQIRAVCDRKFGVGGDGIIRAVRSANIAAGAAALAEDNHAEWFMDYWNADGSVSEMCGNGIRVYTRFLLDNGLATLAVGDTLAIGTRAGVRDVQRNATGYQVDLGRWRLDGGEPLVRVKNLSIARPGLGINLGNPHVVVALADDEELESADLTFIPQLEPEAADGANVELVVPHEPLVVNGVGRIRMRVHERGSGETLSCGTGAAAAALATRHWAGPGAPNQWRVEVPGGVLGVRMFPTEDGEHVSLSGPADLVFDGVLALG; this is translated from the coding sequence ATGGGCACTAATCTGAACTTCACCAAGGGTCACGGCACCGGCAACGACTTCGTTCTGTTTGCGGACCCGGACGGACACATGGAGCTCAGCACCGAACAGATCCGCGCCGTGTGTGACCGCAAGTTCGGCGTCGGCGGCGACGGAATCATTCGGGCCGTTCGGTCCGCGAACATCGCCGCGGGCGCCGCCGCCCTCGCCGAGGACAACCACGCCGAGTGGTTCATGGACTATTGGAATGCCGACGGCTCCGTCAGCGAGATGTGCGGCAACGGCATCCGCGTGTACACGCGCTTCCTGCTCGACAACGGGCTCGCCACCCTTGCGGTGGGCGACACGCTCGCTATCGGAACACGAGCGGGCGTGCGTGACGTTCAGCGCAACGCCACCGGCTATCAGGTTGATCTTGGACGCTGGCGTCTCGACGGCGGTGAGCCGCTCGTGCGCGTGAAAAACCTGTCGATCGCCCGCCCGGGCCTCGGCATCAACCTGGGCAACCCGCACGTGGTCGTCGCCCTCGCCGACGATGAAGAGCTCGAATCCGCCGACCTCACGTTCATTCCCCAGCTCGAGCCCGAAGCGGCCGACGGCGCCAATGTGGAGCTCGTTGTCCCGCATGAGCCCCTCGTGGTCAACGGCGTCGGACGGATCCGGATGCGCGTGCACGAGCGCGGAAGCGGGGAGACCCTGTCGTGCGGCACGGGCGCCGCAGCGGCGGCTCTGGCCACCCGGCACTGGGCAGGCCCAGGGGCACCGAACCAGTGGCGCGTCGAGGTGCCGGGCGGCGTGCTCGGCGTACGAATGTTCCCGACCGAAGACGGTGAACACGTCTCCCTCTCCGGCCCCGCCGACCTGGTGTTCGACGGGGTCCTCGCCCTCGGCTAG